TGAAAGCGGTGTTAATGGATTCTCAAACATTGAGTTGGAGAAATTATTAGCTGGAAAAAACATCAGAATCAATCCTTATATCTCTTCTCTAAAAGAGGGATTTAGTGGTAATGCCACACCAAAGGATTTTGAAACCATGTTACAACTCATCAACCTTTATTTTACTGCACCTAATTTTGATGAAGAAGCCTTTGCTTCAATTATTTCGAAGTCGGCCATGTATCTTCCCAACCTCCTCCAAGATCCAACCACCTATTATCGCGACCAAGTGAGCCATGTGGTAGCTGATAATCATATTAGAGGAAACTATATTCCTTCTGTTGAAGAGTTAAAATCTTATGACTTTGAAATCGCTAAAAAAGCATACCAAGAGCGTTTTGCTAATGCTGGTGATTTTGTTTTCTTCTTTGTTGGAAACATCAATAAAGATACCGACATAGAATTGATTCAAAAATATTTAGGAAGCCTAAAAGGTGAAGGCACCAAAGAAAGCTTTGTAGACCATAAAGTAAATGCACCTAAAGGACCCATTGAAGTGGAAGTTAAAAAAGGACAAGACGAAAAATCTATGGTAACTATCTATTTCACTGCTGCTTGTAAATACGATGCTAAAGAAAAGTATTTATTAACTGCTTTAGGGGATGTTCTTTCTATTAAATTGATCGAAAACTTAAGAGAAGAGAAATCAGGTGTTTATGGTGTTGGTGCCAGAGGAAGCATGAGTCAGTTCCCTTCTGGAAAATATCGTTTCTCTATCGGTTTCCCTTGTGGTCCTGAGAATGTTGACGAGTTAATAGCAGCTGCTATTTCTGAAGTAGAGAACCTAAAGAAAGATGGTCCTACACAAGAAGACATTGATAAAGTAAAAGAGACACAACGTTTAGATTTCAAAGAAAATCTAGAGAAAAACCGTTTCTGGTTAAAATCAATGGAAGCAGCCTATTTCAATAATGGCAATATGGAAGACATCACTAAGAAACAAGAGATGATAGAAAACCTAAATGCCAAAGAATTAAAGAAGATTGCAAAGAAATATCTAAAAGAAGATACTAGAATTGAAGTGGTATTGCTACCAGAAGATAAATAGTATCAATAAATCTTTGCAAGAACCGAGTTTTCACGAGCTCAACGAAGTTAAAACTCCGATAACATCGTTATGCTCAACTTAATAGTCAGTCATCCCGACGTTTACTGTCTGGACCCCTGTTAATTAAGATTCACAAGCCTTGTTCTCGAAGATTTATTAACAAAGCTTTGGAATATCAATTCTTCTTGCAATAATTGTGAAGCAAGAATTATCAATATTACAAACCCCAAATTGGAATATTCCAATTTGGGGTTTTGTTGTATAAGAAAAAAGACTATTTTTGGTTCCGTTAACGTATATATATTTATTTCTGCATTTAAAAATCTATTTCTTATGAAAAAAGTATTTCTATTTTTAAGCCTATTATTTATCTCTCATTCTTTGTTATTTTCTCAAACTACTATTTCTGGTGGAAATGTTGAAGGTGTATGAACTGCCTCTGGTTCTCCATATTTGGTCCAAAACTCAATTCTAATTACTGATGGAACCACATTAACAATTGAACCTGGGGTTGAAGTCAAATTTAATTATACAGCTAGATTACTTGTTTTAGGGCAATTAACTGCAATTGGTAATATTAATGATAGCATTAGTTTTACAGCAACTGACGAATCTCAAGGATGGTTAGGAATTGATTTTAATGATACTCCATTAACAAATGATTCCTCGAAGTTTATTTATTGTAAATTACAATACACTAAACAATATGATGATCAAACAGCATCTGCATTTGAAATCTCACATTACTCAAAAATTAATATCAGCAATTGTTTTATTTCAAATCACATATCACAATCTCCTATTTTGGTTTTATACGGAGATATTATTATAAAAAACAATTTAATTTGTAATAATTACTCTGGTGTAGGCGGTGGAATCAATATAGCATATTCCGACGCTATTATTTCTGGTAATATTATAACTGAAAATAATGCCGACGTTGAAGCTGGAGGAATATCTATTAACCATGGAAATCCAATTGTAAAAAACAATATCATATCAAATAACTATTGTCGATTTGGGGGAGGATTTTACATTACAAATTCTCAAGCCTCAATTTATAATAATATAATTACAAATAACTCTACAATTGCTGACGGTGAAAATGATCATAATGGTGGTGGGATTTATACAGTATTAGGAACACCAAATATTCATAACAATACAATTTCAAATAATAAATCTAATTATGGAGGGGCGATTTATTTCGCTGAGATGGATGAAAGTTATACTATTCAAAATAATATAATATGGGGAAACGTTGCAACCGAAGACGGAAATCAAATTTACTTAGATACCGATGCGCTTTCTCCTAATTTTACTTATTGTGACATTGAAGGCGGACAAAATGATATCGGTATTGCACCAGGTTCATTTTTTCTAGGAGAATACGAAAACAATATTGATGAAAACCCATTATTTACTAATCCATCATCTGGAGCAGGGAATGAATACGATGGCACTTCAGCTGATTGGTCATTACAAAATAATTCCCCATGTATTGATGCAGGAAACCCAAGTGGTGATTATCCAGAATTAGATTTACTAGGAAATACTAGAATCCATAATGGAATCATCGATATGGGAGCCATTGAGCATCAGGGAGTTCCGCTTGAAATCTCTATTTCAGCTCAACCTACAGAAATATGCGCCAGTGAAAACTCACAATTAACAACAACAGCAACTGGTGGTTCTGAAAATTACACCTACTCTTGGACCAGCACACCAGAAGGATTTACTTCTGATATTTCTAACCCCAGTGTATCGCCACTTATAACAACTACTTATCATGTAGAAGTTTCTGATGGAACATCAACATTGCAAGAATCAGTAACCATCACTGTAAACCCTTTCCCTGCTGATGCTGTAGAAATTACAGGCTTAACTGAAGTTTGCCAAGGAGAAAGCGAATTCTCCTACTCTATTGAAACTATTGAAAATGCCACCTCCTATTCTTGGTCACTACCTGAAGGTTTCAATATGCTTAGTGGTGAAAATACAAATTCCATCACCGTTGAAGCCAGTGAAACAGCAGCTAGTGGAAATATTAGCGTTGTGGGTGTAAATGATTGTGGAGATGGTATTTCATCTAGTTTAGGAATTAGTGTAAACCTATTAGAAATCTCAGCTGGTGAATACCAAAATATTTCTCATACTTCTTCTACAACTCTAAATGGAAGCGTAAGCCAAGGAAGTGGAGATTATAGCTGGCAATGGCAACCAGCAAGCTTATTGGAGGATGCTAATGTTCAAAATCCAGTCACCGTCATTTTAACTGAGGATACAGAATTCACATTGGAAGTAACAGATAATACAACGGGTTGTACGAGCTCTGATATAGTAAATATAGTAGTTGGAGATGCTCTTGAAGTTGAAATCACTGTGAACCCAACCACCATTTGTTTTGGTGAAAGCTTAATCATAGAAAACACTGTAACAGGTGGTTCTGGAGAGTATTATTATAGCTGGACTAGTAATCCCGTAGGTTATACTTCAAGCGAAGCCACTCCTACTATTTCACCCAATGAAACAAAAGAATATATTGTTGAAGTAAACGATGGACTTACTTCTGTGACTTCCTCAATTACTATTACAGTAATACAATTAGTTGCTGATGCTGGAGTTATCATAGGTCCGCAAGATATTTGTTTAGGCACAAGTGACATTGAGTTTACAGTCCCCGTTATTGAACATGCAGATTCTCACCAATGGACGCTACCAAATGGCTTCGTTATCACAAGTGGAGAAAACACAAATACCATCACTGTTTCAGTGGGGAATAATGCTGAAAATGGTTTAATCACCGTAACAGGAATCAATGATTGTGGACAAGGAGCCTCAGCATCTTTGGAACTGAGTATTCATTCTATTTCTGCTTTTGCTGGTGAGGACCAAACTATTATTAATGGAACATCAACTCAATTAGAAGGTAGTGCCACAGAAGGCAGCGGAGATTATTCTTGGTCTTGGGAACCTACAGACCTATTAGATAATCCGAGCATAAGTAACCCAATCACTACGGAACTCAATTCAACAAGCACTTTTGATTTAACCGTAACAGATAATACCTACGGTTGCTCCGATACAGACGATGTAGTTATTTTCGTTGAAAATGGTGAACTAGTTGTGGTAGCTACTGCTAGTCCAGATGAGATTGAAGATTGGGAAGACACTGAATTATTAGCTACTGTTACTGGAGGAACGGGAACATATGAATATAATTGGACTACCTACCCTGTTGGCTTCCAATCTAATTTACCAAGTTTTATCACTAGCCCCAATTATACCACTATTTACACTGTAGAAGTTACCGATGGTGAGACAAGCGCACAATCAGAAGTCACGGTTACTGTATTTGCTGCACCAGCCTTCCTAATCAACCTATTGGTTCTGATACCATAGAATTGGCCAATACCACAAACACTCCTTATACCGCAGCTTACATTCCTGGAGCTTTAAATTATGAATGGAGTTTGTCACCAGAAACAGCCGGGACCTTAACTAGCGATGCCAACGACGTGGATATAGAGTGGAATACTGAGTTTTCTGGTTACTGTTATCTTTCAGTAAAAGCCATTAATGAATATGGCGAAAGCGAATATTCAGAAACTTTGGAAATCTATATTGACTACCTTATTGGTCTTGAAAATATAGATTTTGAGCAAATTTCAATTTATCCGAACCCAAGTCAGAACCATGTTCAGGTTAATGGTGCAAGTGATGTTGAAAATTATTCTATTAAAGACATCTCAGGAAAAACGCTATTACAAGGCAGTAATAATGACCAGCAAGGTAAAATTCAAATAGACATTTCCTCTTTACCAAATGGGCTTTACTTTATTATATTTGAGAATAATGAGGTTATTTCTTCTCAAAAATTGATAAAAATGTAAATAAAATCTTGGTTACAAAATAAAGGCTGCGTGAATATAAAATTCAAGCAGCCTTTATTGTTTATGGTTATACCTCCTAATCCAAGACAAGCATCTTCTTAGTTTTTTCAGCATTGCCTATCTTTAAGGTATAGAAATAAATTCCTGACTCTAGATTTTTACCATCTATATTTACTTGATAAACCCCTGTGTTTTCATCCTCATCCACAAGGCTTAACACCTCTTTACCAACAAGGTTATAAACCTTCAATGAAACATAATTTGTATTTAGTATACTGTATTCAATTTGAGTAAAATCAGAAAATGGATTTGGGTAATTTTGCTCTAATTTCACCACTGCTCCAGACTTGTCCAGCTCATTGAGAGAAACTGAAATAGTAGGATTCGCCATGAGTATCCATTTATCTGGGTCTATCTCTAAATCATCCTCTATCAGCATTTCTATGCTTCCTTGTCCATTTGTCATTTCAACGGTATATTCTTCACCATTGATGAGAATGGGGATGTTTATATCTAGAGGAATATTATTCTCTGTCTGCCACTGAAATACTGTTTGATTATATTCTCGTTCAACTATTAAGTCGGGATAACTTGCTTCACGCATAAAAACACTAAAGAAAGGATATAAATCTATTCCTGTGACCTCCTCAGCTTGATTTTTCATATCCTCTGTACTTAAAATTCGGCATAGTCTTCCATTGGTATTGTCAAAGTCATTAGGGTCCGGATAAGCCCACCTTTTCATTAATTCAAAGAATAAATCATCTCCCAAATGATACCTTAAAGTATGCATGACGGCAGCACCACGACCATATGAATTTAAATATCCAAAGGCTTGACCAGCTGTCATACTTTCGAGTGGTGCTAAAGGATATGAATGATTATCACCAGGACGATTCTGCCTCATAAATTGCAAATAATCATCTAATCCTGACATATGTTCAACATATAAAGCTTCAGTATAGGTGGCTATTCCTTCATGTATCCAGATATCAGACCAATCTTTAGCGGTAATTAAATTCCCCCACCATTCATGGGCTAATTCATGATAATGGATATAATCGTAGCCCCAGTTATTCGTTGTGAAATTATGCCCATAGGCGATGATGCTTTGGTGTTCCATTCCCCAATAAGGCGCATGAGCCCAACCATGTTTATCAGTACCAAAAGGAAAAGGGCCACATATTTCCTCCAAGAAATTAAATTCCTGAAGAAAGACATCCATATAGTCCAGCGCTTGTTCGTAACTTTCTGGCAATACCCAAAATCTAAACGGAATGGTATTTCCAATGGTGCTTTCATATTCATCTTCTATCAACATGAACTCTGCAGCATAGAATGTCACATTATAATTATTAATAGGTGTGGATATAAACCACTTATAGGTTGATGTATTGTCTCCATTGTCATCTACTCCCATATACTGCCCATTTGAAACACACATCAATGGATTTGGCACAGTGAAATTGATATTCATAGAATCAGGTTCGTCTGACGGGTGATCTTTGCACGGCCACCAAATATCTCCTCCTTCATCTTCACAGGCAACAGCTAACCAGGGGGCGCCATCGGGTGTAGTTTCCCAAACAAAACCAACTCCCCATGGAGGATTATCTGCTATTCGAGGAGCTCCACTATAGTATATTTCTACTGAAACCATATCATCTTCCATCACATCCTCTGGAATATCAATATTTAATAACTCATTGAAATGATTGAAACCTACCTCAGTAAATTCCCCATCATTTAAACTAAAATAAATGGCTGAAACCGTAAATACATCATCTAAATCTAATAATAAACTATCTATGGATTCTAATATATTTACGCGACACAACAGAGAAGCATCAATACTTTGAGTTTCTGGAATAATGCTAATATCCAAAAAGTAATAGTTTACATCGTAGGCTGCCTGCTCTGGTTTTAAGGGACCTCCAGATGCAGAATAACTAGAGTTTAAGGAACCCAACAAAAAAATGACTAAAAAAGAATAACAGATTAGTTTCATGACCGATATTTTTTAGGATATGACAAAGTATAAAAGTAAAGGAAATTATTAAATGCCTAAATTAAAGTCTATAGAATATTTTCAATACATATTTCGCGACCTTGAAAAACCAGTTTATCTCCTACCCTTTTCTGTCTTATGACTTGTCCAATTGGGGATGCTAAAGAAATAGCATAATAATCCTTGCTATCAACGGTTACTTTCCCTAATCCAAACGAAGCGAAATAATTTTCTTTATTGGTGATTATTAGGCTCCCAAACTCTACTTGCTTATAATGCTTTTCCAAATTGATAAGCTCTAGGTCTTGTAGCAGCTTGGCACTCCTACTCAAAGCTCTTTCCATCTTTTCCAACTCCATTTGAGCCATGGCCCTGCCTGTTTCAAATTTATCCCCAGCACTGCTTTTGGTATCGCTATTTCTTGATTCTCGTATGGAAGCTATTTCTAGAGAAGATGAATCAACCTTTTTCTGTAAATCGTTCTTCAGAGCTTTTAACACTTGTGATTTTATAGTTTCAGTCATAGATAATTAATACTATTACAAAATACTTTTAGCCAATTTCACTCTTTGGGATACTGATGGAAACATAAGCTCCTCCGTCTTTACTATTCTCCGCTTTTATATTTCCACCATGGGCCTGTAATATTAAGCGAGCGGCAGCTAAATTCAAACCTTTTCCTTCTACATATTCTTCTGAGTCGGCATGGAATACTTCGAAGATATTTTCTAAAATATGCGATGGAAAACCAACACCATCATCGGAAATTTGAATCTGAATATCTTGATCTGATTTATTAATGTCTATATGAATTTCTACGGATTCTTGATTAAACTTAATGCTATTGTGGATGATATCATTAATTACTTTTCTAATGAGTTTTTCATCTGCATCAATAAAAAAGCCCTTCTCATTGTCCTCATAATGAATATTGACTTTACTTTCATTGCTTAATTTTAGTATCCGCTCTTCTTTTACTTCTTGTAATACATCTGAAAGATCAATAATATACTTACTCAGCTGATAAGTATCTATATTTAATTCTGTTATCAAAGTTGAAAGTTCAGAAAAAGTCAAAAGTCTTTCAGCCGATTCTGATATCATTTCTATAATATCTTCACTATCATCATCTTTCAACATATCCCTGAGGATTTCTACGCTTCCGAATATCCCATTTAATGGAGTTCTAATTTCATGACTTATAATACCTAAGAAACTGCTTTTAGCAGAATCGAGCTGTTTTATTTTATCATTGGCTTTTTTGAGTTCTAATGTGCGATCCCTTACCTTTTGCTCTAGCTTGGAGTTTAGTCCTTCCAATGTTTCTCGATTTCTTTTTAGCTCCAAATGAGTTCTCACTCTAGCTAAGAGTTCTTTTGCATTAAATGGCTTAGTTACATAGTCTTTAGCTCCGGCATCAAACCCTTTAACAATACTGTCGAAATCGTTTTTTGCAGTTATAAAGATGATCGGAATTTGGGCTGTTTGGGGATTATTTAAAATGTGTTTACAGGTTTCGTAACCATCCATTCCGGGCATCATTATATCTAATAAGATTAAATCGAAATCATTTTCAAGAGTTAAGTCAATTGCTTCTTGTCCGCTACGAGCATAGGCAATTTGATAATTTTCGCTCAGTAAATTATTACCCAAAACCATAATATTTTTTGGAACATCATCTACTATAAGTACTTTGTACTGACCAGTTTCCATAATTAATCGTTTAAATAACTATTCAATTCTCCAACCATATCGACAAACTCATTCAAAGTTTTTTCCATTTTTTCTGTATCGAAACTCTCCGCATGCAAACTTAGTTTTTTACCATACAGAGTGATGGAATTAATACCATATGATACCCCTATTTCTTCAACTTCTTTACTAAAATCTAATACTGTGTTTATAAATCTATTTGATTTTGTAAATTCCCATTTACCCTTTAGCAGCTGCAACTCTTCCAAGGCAGCTTTTAAATCGATTATTCTAATATTTTCGTAACTGGCATAAGACTCTTCTTCTACACTTGGTATCACAGACACTTTTGTATCAGCACTAACAGAAACATATTTAGATATCACATCTGCCATCTCATTCATTTGTACAGGCTTTAAAAGCACATCATCGAAACCTGCCGCCTTAAAGTTACTAGCACTTGCAAAAGAAACACTTGCCGTAAAAGCTACCAAAGGTATTTCAGCAGTTGGGAAATAATCTCTTAGAGCTTTAGCTGTTTCTGGCCCGGTCATCACAGGCATACGGATATCTAAGAAAATGATATCAGGAAGATTCTCTTTTGCACTTTCGAAAGCTTCTTGTCCATTTCCTGCCTCAAAAATAGTAGCATTGGTTTCAATTAAGTATTCTTTTATAAGATCTCTGTTGGCCCAACTATCATCCACTACCAAAATGGAAATTCCATTTAGGTCCAATTCATTCAAAACGAAGTTTTCTTCTGTCTCAAAAACCTCTGGGTTTTCGGTAGATAGAGGTACATCGTTCAGGTATAGTGTAAAGGTAGAACCCACTCCGACTTCACTATTTAGGGCTATTTTCCCTCCCATTAATTCCATTAACCTCTTACTAATGGTAAGGCCCAAACCCGTTCCACCATATTTATTAAACTCCTGACCCTCTTGTTGTTGAAATGCACTAAATATTTTGTTTTGTTGTTCCTTAGGAATCCCTACACCAGTATCTTGTATTTCAATTTTTAAATTTATATTATTGGTAGATACAGGTGCGGCAATCTGATAGACAGAAATACTAATTCTTCCTTTATCAGTAAACTTAATTGCATTACCCACAATATTCACAAATATCTGTCGCAATCTGGTATCACTTAACTCTAAAGCCCTTGGAATTTTAGGATCTATATAAGTTTCAAATAAAAGATCCTTTTCATCACACTTAAGAGTAAATACCTGTTTAATATCTGCTATAAGATTCTGGATATTTACAGTCCTATATTCAATATCAAATTTTCCAGCTTCAATTTTTGATAAATCTAATATGTCATTTATCAAAACCAAAAGACTTCTACCACTGCTTCTGATGCTATCTAAATAATACTTTTGCTTTTCCTCTTTAACAAGAGAAGAAAGTAAATCAGTAAATCCTATAATGGAATTCATTGGAGTTCGGATTTCGTGACTCATATTAGCAAGGAACTCACTTTTGGTATGGTTAGCTTTATCAGCGTGCTCCTCTGCATTTTTTCTTTCATCCACTTCTTTTTGGAGTCTCAAATTAGATTCTTTTAATTGTTGAGTTTTAATCTCTACTTTTTGGGCTAAAATTTTGGTGTTTTGATTCACCAAATACAATCTAAAATAGACAAGAATAATGATGACAAAAGAAAAAAGAATTCCTAAAATGACCCAAAACCAAACTCTTTTGTAAAACTCTGTGATAATACTAATATGGAAATGAATAGGGTTTGGGTTCCAGATCCCATCCTTGTTTGTAGAAGTAACTTCGAATAAATAATCACCTGGAGATAAATTAGAATAACTTACATAATTCACATTCCTATTGACAATCCAATCCTCATCAACCCCAGATAGCTTATATTTGTATATGATTTGTTCGGGAAAATCTAAATCAAGAGCCACAAATCCAAAGCCTATAAAATTCTGATGAGCTTCTAATACCAACATTGTATCATTGGAAATTAAAAAAGAATATATACTATCATTATTATAGATGGAATGGTTAAATACATTAATGTCAGTGAAATCTATTTTAGGGAAATTTTTGCTTAAATTTATTTTTTGGGGATAAAAACTGATGATTCCATTTTGCGTACCAAAGAATAGTGCTTCAGAAGTATTTTTCACAACTGAATTTGAATTAAACATAACCAAAGGTAAACCTTGCTCATGAGTATAAAGTTTCATTTTCTTTGCATCAATGTTCAATTCAGATATTCCTTTAGTGGAAGTTATCCATAAACTTTCACTGTTGTATTCGATCATTGAGTAAACAGATGTTAAGCTTTCTTGTTTATTTGTCTTAAGCT
This genomic interval from Lentimicrobium sp. L6 contains the following:
- a CDS encoding right-handed parallel beta-helix repeat-containing protein; the protein is MVQNSILITDGTTLTIEPGVEVKFNYTARLLVLGQLTAIGNINDSISFTATDESQGWLGIDFNDTPLTNDSSKFIYCKLQYTKQYDDQTASAFEISHYSKINISNCFISNHISQSPILVLYGDIIIKNNLICNNYSGVGGGINIAYSDAIISGNIITENNADVEAGGISINHGNPIVKNNIISNNYCRFGGGFYITNSQASIYNNIITNNSTIADGENDHNGGGIYTVLGTPNIHNNTISNNKSNYGGAIYFAEMDESYTIQNNIIWGNVATEDGNQIYLDTDALSPNFTYCDIEGGQNDIGIAPGSFFLGEYENNIDENPLFTNPSSGAGNEYDGTSADWSLQNNSPCIDAGNPSGDYPELDLLGNTRIHNGIIDMGAIEHQGVPLEISISAQPTEICASENSQLTTTATGGSENYTYSWTSTPEGFTSDISNPSVSPLITTTYHVEVSDGTSTLQESVTITVNPFPADAVEITGLTEVCQGESEFSYSIETIENATSYSWSLPEGFNMLSGENTNSITVEASETAASGNISVVGVNDCGDGISSSLGISVNLLEISAGEYQNISHTSSTTLNGSVSQGSGDYSWQWQPASLLEDANVQNPVTVILTEDTEFTLEVTDNTTGCTSSDIVNIVVGDALEVEITVNPTTICFGESLIIENTVTGGSGEYYYSWTSNPVGYTSSEATPTISPNETKEYIVEVNDGLTSVTSSITITVIQLVADAGVIIGPQDICLGTSDIEFTVPVIEHADSHQWTLPNGFVITSGENTNTITVSVGNNAENGLITVTGINDCGQGASASLELSIHSISAFAGEDQTIINGTSTQLEGSATEGSGDYSWSWEPTDLLDNPSISNPITTELNSTSTFDLTVTDNTYGCSDTDDVVIFVENGELVVVATASPDEIEDWEDTELLATVTGGTGTYEYNWTTYPVGFQSNLPSFITSPNYTTIYTVEVTDGETSAQSEVTVTVFAAPAFLINLLVLIP
- a CDS encoding T9SS type A sorting domain-containing protein, producing MANTTNTPYTAAYIPGALNYEWSLSPETAGTLTSDANDVDIEWNTEFSGYCYLSVKAINEYGESEYSETLEIYIDYLIGLENIDFEQISIYPNPSQNHVQVNGASDVENYSIKDISGKTLLQGSNNDQQGKIQIDISSLPNGLYFIIFENNEVISSQKLIKM
- a CDS encoding M1 family aminopeptidase, coding for MKLICYSFLVIFLLGSLNSSYSASGGPLKPEQAAYDVNYYFLDISIIPETQSIDASLLCRVNILESIDSLLLDLDDVFTVSAIYFSLNDGEFTEVGFNHFNELLNIDIPEDVMEDDMVSVEIYYSGAPRIADNPPWGVGFVWETTPDGAPWLAVACEDEGGDIWWPCKDHPSDEPDSMNINFTVPNPLMCVSNGQYMGVDDNGDNTSTYKWFISTPINNYNVTFYAAEFMLIEDEYESTIGNTIPFRFWVLPESYEQALDYMDVFLQEFNFLEEICGPFPFGTDKHGWAHAPYWGMEHQSIIAYGHNFTTNNWGYDYIHYHELAHEWWGNLITAKDWSDIWIHEGIATYTEALYVEHMSGLDDYLQFMRQNRPGDNHSYPLAPLESMTAGQAFGYLNSYGRGAAVMHTLRYHLGDDLFFELMKRWAYPDPNDFDNTNGRLCRILSTEDMKNQAEEVTGIDLYPFFSVFMREASYPDLIVEREYNQTVFQWQTENNIPLDINIPILINGEEYTVEMTNGQGSIEMLIEDDLEIDPDKWILMANPTISVSLNELDKSGAVVKLEQNYPNPFSDFTQIEYSILNTNYVSLKVYNLVGKEVLSLVDEDENTGVYQVNIDGKNLESGIYFYTLKIGNAEKTKKMLVLD
- a CDS encoding 3-oxoacyl-ACP synthase, with product MTETIKSQVLKALKNDLQKKVDSSSLEIASIRESRNSDTKSSAGDKFETGRAMAQMELEKMERALSRSAKLLQDLELINLEKHYKQVEFGSLIITNKENYFASFGLGKVTVDSKDYYAISLASPIGQVIRQKRVGDKLVFQGREICIENIL
- a CDS encoding response regulator yields the protein METGQYKVLIVDDVPKNIMVLGNNLLSENYQIAYARSGQEAIDLTLENDFDLILLDIMMPGMDGYETCKHILNNPQTAQIPIIFITAKNDFDSIVKGFDAGAKDYVTKPFNAKELLARVRTHLELKRNRETLEGLNSKLEQKVRDRTLELKKANDKIKQLDSAKSSFLGIISHEIRTPLNGIFGSVEILRDMLKDDDSEDIIEMISESAERLLTFSELSTLITELNIDTYQLSKYIIDLSDVLQEVKEERILKLSNESKVNIHYEDNEKGFFIDADEKLIRKVINDIIHNSIKFNQESVEIHIDINKSDQDIQIQISDDGVGFPSHILENIFEVFHADSEEYVEGKGLNLAAARLILQAHGGNIKAENSKDGGAYVSISIPKSEIG
- a CDS encoding hybrid sensor histidine kinase/response regulator, with the protein product MSYSFLIEKAQIARIILRNLSLFFLLLFVSFAFSQNNYSISKQITSINGLPSDYVYDIEFDQAGYAWIASSEGLIKYNGKTFKTYFPNDTIEDASVQKLIVDSQKIWFTGSKGQLYCFNMESGDFELFELNPQFINSQRRVAYTFIYLDSKKRLWLGQKNIGVLIFDTKTGEQKIFNKANCSWLPSNCVFDICEDDSELFWLATRAGLISTSSLWNYAFEENQTPKLVSDKLSYCTKSVIIDLAGYVWFGTREHGLFRYNVISDEVISHSVGSDNLPANVDNLYLDEKNHLWFSSLNDVYKIDISNELVNDLNSYPLVSTFSNWHQINDFTHSKSGNIWIATKGGGISILINREERFNNSDFQPDKKDLFEFSIKDLIITKENRLWTITAEQGVMVFKSNGKYLSKLSSTINNKFNKWEKRALFLSSNENIILIGDQKKILQINTEKDNEISRLTLPKKIRSQIKDIRGVYYNQDNSFWIYDDNGAFLIDKGGLIDTINSNSPISVVLEDYRKNIWFGTENNGLILYSTSLKKKQRMEYFPNSKHQLVGNKISCLLEDNTGVMWVGTLDGGLCYFDRNSKQFRKLKTNKQESLTSVYSMIEYNSESLWITSTKGISELNIDAKKMKLYTHEQGLPLVMFNSNSVVKNTSEALFFGTQNGIISFYPQKINLSKNFPKIDFTDINVFNHSIYNNDSIYSFLISNDTMLVLEAHQNFIGFGFVALDLDFPEQIIYKYKLSGVDEDWIVNRNVNYVSYSNLSPGDYLFEVTSTNKDGIWNPNPIHFHISIITEFYKRVWFWVILGILFSFVIIILVYFRLYLVNQNTKILAQKVEIKTQQLKESNLRLQKEVDERKNAEEHADKANHTKSEFLANMSHEIRTPMNSIIGFTDLLSSLVKEEKQKYYLDSIRSSGRSLLVLINDILDLSKIEAGKFDIEYRTVNIQNLIADIKQVFTLKCDEKDLLFETYIDPKIPRALELSDTRLRQIFVNIVGNAIKFTDKGRISISVYQIAAPVSTNNINLKIEIQDTGVGIPKEQQNKIFSAFQQQEGQEFNKYGGTGLGLTISKRLMELMGGKIALNSEVGVGSTFTLYLNDVPLSTENPEVFETEENFVLNELDLNGISILVVDDSWANRDLIKEYLIETNATIFEAGNGQEAFESAKENLPDIIFLDIRMPVMTGPETAKALRDYFPTAEIPLVAFTASVSFASASNFKAAGFDDVLLKPVQMNEMADVISKYVSVSADTKVSVIPSVEEESYASYENIRIIDLKAALEELQLLKGKWEFTKSNRFINTVLDFSKEVEEIGVSYGINSITLYGKKLSLHAESFDTEKMEKTLNEFVDMVGELNSYLND